Proteins from a genomic interval of Tenacibaculum sp. SZ-18:
- a CDS encoding beta strand repeat-containing protein yields MRNNYLLIYLLFFLHSLTVTGQVINDDFEDGDLSGWTEGTVGHWSNSNTDPITTTQSLKHNLSGVSDESYIYHDISSLNLTTQNITWQFNLKNGNWDPSSSNRFWVYLTANDTDLNGAVVDGYALGVNLSGTSDILTLWKVTDGAADGAIISTSINWNSNETRGIRITRSTTGNWEIFVDNDGGFDTLVSQGTNTNSDYTFSTYFGLSFDFSSTRAGLLWMDDVLVEGNTPSTNPTVSFDNASSTENETNTTFNTLIPVSISNYSADVSISVSVDGSSTAEPGDYTLNTSSLTYTGNGTKNISLDINNDVGFDNETVILNVAVTSGTADLGTSQHTITIIDDEIPPQPSAGIVFITEVVDASDFNYDYLELYNNSNETVSLANSKLVRASASTNASEYVFDFGIDETTADTDLTIPPYGFLLITRGGTRTGFNANFGITLPLEVGYNGGNSNNFFGTGRRWRLRTGGTANTDDGTVIDDTGAGVGTDKDYRNIFTDTFIGGTLAEATPGALEYLVYNGGAWVNSESLDNTTAAKNAYIYDNYVLSTDADINDMGIQTGQTFTINTSGSLDINGNLTTNNGLYMNSASSLIVSGSSTGNITYTRNLPTTNWYLVSAPVSGETQEDVIANHTFATGTGSNIGIGAFTNNGASPWVYATAATTGALTSGLGVSMKLAAAGDVTISGTINSSNVNFPVATGTRNNFNLVGNPFTSYVNSATFTSANTALLSEETVWLWDGTAYVTYNAMTPTEIAPAQGFFVEAGSAGNVTFATSNQSHQNTDTFKKSENLPSLQLLIEDEKHKKETKVFYANDKTTGFDNGYDSKMFSGVSHDFAVFTQLISNDKGNKLAIQTLPTSDIETMVVPVGLIADSNKEITFSVNTKNLPQGINVYLEDRLNNTFVNLSEDNHTVITKSAVNGIGQYYLHTTSARLSNDDIVQDIANVSVYKSANNEITIAGLQAKGNVKVFSLLGEELVNTDINSSGLSKIALPNLSTGVYVVKLNSILGNITKKIILE; encoded by the coding sequence ATGAGAAACAATTACCTTTTAATTTACTTATTATTTTTCTTACACAGTTTAACAGTTACTGGCCAAGTAATTAATGATGATTTTGAAGACGGGGATTTAAGTGGTTGGACTGAAGGTACAGTAGGACATTGGAGTAACTCTAATACTGATCCGATTACAACTACTCAATCCTTAAAGCACAATCTTTCTGGTGTCTCTGATGAAAGTTACATCTACCACGATATTTCAAGTTTAAATTTAACCACTCAAAATATCACATGGCAATTCAATTTGAAAAATGGGAACTGGGATCCTTCCAGTTCAAATAGATTTTGGGTCTATTTAACTGCTAACGATACAGATTTAAATGGAGCTGTCGTAGATGGATACGCTTTGGGAGTTAATTTATCTGGAACATCAGATATATTAACACTCTGGAAAGTAACAGATGGAGCTGCGGATGGAGCTATCATTTCCACTTCGATAAATTGGAATTCCAATGAAACAAGAGGTATTAGAATAACAAGATCTACAACTGGTAATTGGGAAATATTTGTGGATAATGATGGTGGTTTTGATACTTTAGTTTCTCAAGGAACAAATACAAATTCAGATTATACCTTTTCAACATATTTCGGTTTAAGTTTTGATTTTTCTTCTACCAGAGCCGGTTTATTATGGATGGATGATGTTTTAGTAGAAGGAAATACACCTTCAACTAACCCAACTGTATCTTTTGATAACGCCTCAAGTACAGAAAATGAAACTAATACTACTTTCAATACACTTATTCCTGTAAGTATTTCAAATTATTCCGCCGATGTATCTATCAGTGTTTCAGTAGATGGGTCAAGTACAGCTGAACCTGGTGATTACACACTAAATACTTCTTCTCTTACTTACACTGGTAATGGAACAAAAAACATTTCCCTAGATATCAATAATGATGTTGGGTTTGATAACGAAACTGTTATTTTAAATGTTGCTGTAACTTCTGGAACAGCTGATTTAGGTACTAGCCAGCATACAATTACTATAATTGATGATGAAATACCTCCTCAACCCTCAGCAGGCATAGTGTTTATTACCGAGGTTGTTGATGCTTCTGATTTCAATTATGATTATTTAGAACTGTATAATAATTCAAATGAGACAGTTAGTTTAGCCAATAGTAAATTAGTTAGAGCAAGCGCTTCAACAAACGCCTCAGAATATGTTTTTGATTTTGGCATTGATGAAACAACTGCTGATACTGATTTAACAATTCCTCCGTACGGTTTTTTACTTATTACACGAGGTGGCACAAGAACAGGATTTAATGCTAATTTTGGAATTACATTACCTTTAGAAGTAGGCTATAATGGAGGAAATTCTAATAACTTTTTCGGAACTGGAAGAAGATGGAGACTAAGAACTGGAGGAACAGCTAATACAGATGATGGAACTGTAATAGATGATACTGGTGCAGGAGTAGGGACTGATAAAGATTATAGAAATATATTTACCGATACATTTATAGGTGGGACATTGGCTGAAGCTACTCCAGGAGCTTTAGAGTACCTAGTATATAATGGTGGTGCTTGGGTTAACTCTGAGAGTTTGGATAATACAACTGCAGCAAAAAATGCTTACATCTATGATAACTATGTATTATCTACTGATGCAGATATTAATGATATGGGAATTCAAACAGGTCAAACTTTTACCATTAACACTTCTGGTAGTTTAGATATTAATGGAAACTTAACTACAAATAACGGATTATATATGAATTCTGCAAGTTCTCTAATTGTTAGCGGAAGTTCCACTGGTAACATTACATACACAAGAAACTTACCTACAACAAACTGGTATTTAGTTTCTGCTCCTGTATCAGGAGAAACTCAGGAAGACGTTATTGCAAATCATACATTTGCTACAGGAACAGGAAGTAATATTGGAATTGGAGCATTTACAAATAACGGAGCTTCTCCATGGGTTTACGCAACTGCTGCAACTACAGGAGCTTTAACTTCTGGATTAGGTGTTTCTATGAAATTAGCTGCTGCGGGTGATGTAACAATTTCAGGAACAATCAACAGTTCAAATGTAAACTTCCCTGTGGCTACTGGAACAAGAAATAACTTTAATTTAGTAGGAAACCCATTTACATCTTATGTAAACTCAGCTACATTTACTTCTGCAAATACAGCATTACTTTCAGAAGAAACTGTATGGTTATGGGATGGAACCGCATATGTTACTTATAATGCTATGACTCCTACAGAAATTGCTCCCGCTCAAGGATTCTTTGTAGAAGCTGGTTCTGCTGGTAATGTTACATTCGCTACTTCAAATCAAAGTCATCAAAATACTGACACTTTCAAAAAATCTGAAAACTTGCCTTCTCTGCAGTTATTAATAGAAGATGAAAAACACAAAAAAGAGACTAAAGTTTTTTATGCGAATGATAAAACAACTGGTTTTGATAATGGTTACGACTCAAAAATGTTTAGTGGAGTTTCTCATGACTTCGCAGTATTCACGCAGTTAATTTCAAATGATAAAGGAAACAAATTAGCTATTCAGACATTACCAACTTCAGATATTGAAACTATGGTAGTTCCTGTTGGTTTAATCGCTGATTCGAATAAAGAGATTACATTTTCTGTAAACACTAAAAACTTACCTCAAGGTATTAATGTTTACTTAGAAGATAGATTAAATAATACGTTTGTAAATCTATCTGAAGATAATCACACTGTAATAACAAAATCGGCAGTAAATGGAATCGGACAATATTACTTGCATACAACATCAGCCCGTTTAAGCAATGATGATATTGTTCAAGATATAGCAAACGTAAGTGTTTATAAATCTGCTAATAATGAGATTACAATTGCTGGTTTACAAGCTAAAG